One window of the Oncorhynchus gorbuscha isolate QuinsamMale2020 ecotype Even-year linkage group LG17, OgorEven_v1.0, whole genome shotgun sequence genome contains the following:
- the si:dkey-87k14.1 gene encoding leucine-rich repeat transmembrane protein FLRT2, which translates to MELHPLRVWNKDWASFLRPWIPILLGLHMQFYRASGSSCPEECRCDRTFVYCNERSLTSVPLGIGEGYKTLYLHNNQINNAGFPSELHNVASVETVYLYGNQLDEFPINLPKNVRVLHLQENNIQTISRAALAQLLWLEELHLDDNSISTVGVEEGAFREAVSLKMLFLTKNHLSSVPIGLPEDLKELRLDENRIAVITEEALRNVTRLERLLLDGNLLTDEGVAPGTFQDLVTLRELSLARNSLTYPPPLLPGDVLVKLNFQDNQMNEIPVTAFAGLRKLERLDISNNQLQSLTEGVFDGLVSLRQLTVRNNLWLCDCSINWVILWLKSLPVSLNVRGFMCQKPETVRGMVIRELNTELIQCPRSTTAALLPTHLPPTSPGLTTRFPPSSTGYPSDTESLSPPLRLPLSPTHNPPLLPSSPSRDGEQRTNLPPLDPERETLQIKFTILNGSAIHVSWVASFPVTAYKVTWAKMGPSLSGDTVRERMVGGEHRGIRLVNLKPKSTYRICVIPLDAFNNYRPKDDTVCSEAVTKPVSYGQGNNTGPPGPEQATQQDPSSPFLLAGLIGGAVIVVLVLLLSIFCWHMHKKGRSSSAKWKYNKGRRKDDYCEAGTKKDNSILEMTETSFQIASLNNEQLLKGDYRIQPIYTPNGGIGFRDCPLGSNSTVYCKNNVQADADFCRT; encoded by the coding sequence ATGGAGCTACATCCATTGCGCGTGTGGAATAAGGACTGGGCCTCTTTCCTCAGGCCATGGATACCCATACTGCTGGGCCTGCACATGCAGTTCTACCGGGCGTCTGGCTCAAGCTGCCCAGAGGAGTGCCGCTGTGACAGGACCTTTGTTTACTGCAATGAGAGGAGCCTGACCTCGGTGCCTCTAGGGATCGGAGAGGGCTACAAGACCCTCTACCTCCACAACAACCAGATCAACAATGCCGGCTTCCCCTCGGAGCTTCACAACGTCGCCTCCGTGGAGACTGTCTATCTCTATGGTAACCAGCTGGACGAGTTTCCTATCAACCTGCCCAAGAATGTACGGGTACTGCACCTGCAGGAGAACAACATCCAGACCATCTCCAGGGCCGCGCTGGCTCAGCTGCTGTGGCTGGAGGAGCTCCACCTGGACGATAACTCTATCTCCACAGTTGGGGTGGAAGAAGGGGCATTCAGGGAGGCCGTCAGCCTCAAGATGCTCTTCCTCACCAAGAACCACCTGAGCAGTGTCCCTATTGGTCTCCCTGAGGACCTCAAAGAGTTGCGATTGGACGAGAACCGGATTGCAGTGATCACCGAGGAGGCGCTCAGGAATGTGACGAGGTTAGAGCGCCTCCTGCTGGACGGGAACCTGCTGACGGATGAGGGTGTGGCCCCTGGAACCTTCCAGGACCTGGTGACACTACGGGAGCTGTCTCTGGCGCGGAACTCCCTCACCTACCCGCCCCCACTTCTCCCAGGGGATGTTCTGGTGAAGCTGAACTTTCAGGATAATCAGATGAATGAGATCCCTGTGACGGCCTTCGCGGGGCTGAGAAAGCTGGAGAGGCTAGATATTTCCAACAACCAGCTGCAGTCCCTGACAGAGGGGGTCTTTGATGGCCTCGTCAGCCTCAGACAGCTCACTGTTCGTAACAACCTTTGGCTGTGTGACTGCAGCATTAACTGGGTCATACTGTGGTTAAAGTCTCTGCCAGTCTCCCTCAACGTGCGCGGCTTCATGTGCCAGAAGCCCGAAACTGTCCGGGGCATGGTAATCAGAGAGCTGAACACCGAGCTCATCCAGTGCCCTCGCAGCACCACGGCTGCCCTGCTGCCCACCCACTTGCCCCCCACCTCGCCAGGCCTCACCACccgcttccctccctcctccacaggCTACCCCTCAGAcacagagtctctctctcccccattaaGGCTCCCCTTATCACCCACACataacccccctctcctcccctcctccccttccagagatggggaacagaggactaaCCTGCCACCCCTGGACCCTGAGCGGGAGACCCTGCAGATCAAGTTCACCATACTCAATGGTTCAGCCATCCACGTCAGCTGGGTGGCCTCCTTTCCTGTCACAGCCTACAAGGTCACCTGGGCCAAGATGGGTCCCAGCCTGTCTGGAGACACAGTGAGGGAGAGGATGGTGGGAGGGGAGCACCGGGGCATACGTTTGGTCAACCTCAAGCCTAAGTCCACCTACCGGATCTGTGTCATCCCGTTGGATGCGTTCAATAACTACCGGCCCAAGGATGATACAGTGTGTTCAGAGGCTGTGACTAAGCCGGTCTCCTATGGCCAAGGTAATAATACAGGGCCACCGGGGCCGGAGCAGGCCACCCAGCAGGACCCCAGTTCTCCCTTTCTTCTGGCTGGCCTCATCGGAGGGGCCGTGATCGTAGTTCTGGTGCTTCTCCTTAGCATATTCTGCTGGCACATGCACAAGAAGGGCCGGTCGTCCTCGGCCAAGTGGAAATACAATAAGGGCAGGAGAAAAGACGACTACTGCGAGGCAGGAACCAAAAAGGATAACTCTATACTGGAAATGACTGAGACCAGCTTCCAGATAGCGTCCCTGAACAACGAGCAGCTCCTCAAGGGAGACTACCGCATACAGCCCATTTATACCCCTAATGGGGGCATTGGCTTCAGAGACTGCCCTCTGGGAAGCAATAGCACAGTATACTGCAAGAACAATGTTCAAGCAGACGCAGACTTTTGCCGTACATGA